The Paenibacillus mucilaginosus 3016 genome includes the window CGGGTTCCCGCAGGCGAAGTTCAAGGCCTACGAGAGCGAGGCTGAGGCGAAAGCGATGCTGGCCGCCGGATGGAAGAAGGCCTTCTCCGCTGCACAGAAGGCCGGTGTGAGCGGCGGCGCGGGAACGGCAGGCTCCCGCGGGGGCGGTGCGCGTGCCGCTGCAGACGCGGCCAGGGCGTCCGGGACGGAAGCGGATCTCGACAGCCTGTCGGTGGACGTGGGCTGCAGCGGGAATCCGGGCATCGTGGAGTACAAGGGCGTGCATACCCGCACGGGTGAGGTGCTTTTTGAGCATGCGCCGATCTCCAAGGGGACCAATAACATGGGAGAGTTCCTGGCGATCGTTCACGGGCTGGCCTATCTGAAGCAGAAGGGCAGCTCCATGACCATCTACAGCGACTCCATGACGGCGATCGCCTGGGTCCGCAACAAGAAGGTGGCCTCCACGCTGGTGCGCGATGCCTCCACGAAGGAGATCTGGACGCTGGTGGACCGGGCGGAGGAGTGGATCCGACAGAATACATGGCCGAATAAGATTCTCAAGTGGAACACGAAGGCCTGGGGCGAGATCAAAGCGGACTATGGACGAAAGTAGACGTTAGGACCTGCGTCCCGAACGAACAATATGGTTATTCAACGAACTGTAAAATATTTCACACTTTCAGATCGACTTTTTTCGACATTTTCCCCGGTTCCCTTGTGGTATAATTGGTATATACATACGACATGGGAGCTATGACTTTGAATCCGTATCTGGGCACTTGGATTCAACGAGCCAGTAGTGCAACCGACCATCTTCCTTGGGGAAGGTGGTTTTTGTATTTTCTCATCCGGGGGGGAACAGAATTGGAAACGTTGAAGATTGAAGAGATCATCCGGCAGTTGGGCATCGCCGAGGAGCGGTTCGCCAAATGGTGTGAAGAGTTGGAAATGGAGCGTCCGGATTCTTCGGAGGACGGACAAGCGGAAACCTAGGACGTATGGGGATGGTCAGCTGCGTTCCTATACGAAAATGAATACATAAAGGGCTGCCTGTCACGGCAGCCCTTCTTTTGTCCATATACGAAAACGGCGGCCGGGTCCGGTGTTATTCAGGCCGTTCCAGCTCGAACAAGGTGCCGAGGCGGCTGTAGAAATTCCCGGCCATCCGGGCGACCGGCTGAAGCTTCTCCGGATCAATGTGCCCGCGATCGTAGAGTTCCTCGTCGAGGTGGAAGCGGACTACGCGCCCGATGAGCAGGTCGCAGGCCGGTACGCCGCCGGTGCCGCCAAGCTCGATGGCCTGCTCGAGTACGCATTCCATCCGGATCCGCGCCTCCTGCAGCCCGGGCACGGGAATCGCGTCGCTGGCCACGGGGGTCAATCCGGCACGTTCCACCTCACTCTCTCCGGGCGGCAGGGCTGCAGCCGTCTTGTTGGCCTTCTCCACGATGGATTCATCCGTAATATGTATGACGAAGGAACCGGTATCGGCGGCATTCCTGGCGGTATCCTTCCGCTCGCCCTGTTTGCGCTGGACTGAGACGGACACCAGGGGAGGCTGGCTGGCCACGATGTTAAAATAAGAGAAGGGGGCTGCATTGAGCACCCCTTCTTGCGACAGCGTGGTCACCAGTGCGATGGGCCGGGGAACGATGCTGCCGATGAGCAGCTTGTAGTTCTCCCGGTCCGACTGCTGCTGCGGATCGATGGAGATCATCGGCTGTCACCCCCGCCAAAGTGCTCTGCGAACCAGCTGGACGCAGCGGCGGCTTCCGAAGGCGTCAGCTGATGGCCGTACGATTCCCAGTGCACGGTGACATCGGCACCGGCGCCGGAGAGCAGGGCCTGCAGGTCTTCGGTCTCCTGCGGCGTGCAGATCGGATCGTTCTTCCCGGCCCCGATGAAGACCGGCAGGCCGGAAGCGTC containing:
- a CDS encoding flavin reductase family protein, with translation MISIDPQQQSDRENYKLLIGSIVPRPIALVTTLSQEGVLNAAPFSYFNIVASQPPLVSVSVQRKQGERKDTARNAADTGSFVIHITDESIVEKANKTAAALPPGESEVERAGLTPVASDAIPVPGLQEARIRMECVLEQAIELGGTGGVPACDLLIGRVVRFHLDEELYDRGHIDPEKLQPVARMAGNFYSRLGTLFELERPE
- the rnhA gene encoding ribonuclease H, producing MTKSKWYVVWEGRQPGVYKTWAECQAQTSGFPQAKFKAYESEAEAKAMLAAGWKKAFSAAQKAGVSGGAGTAGSRGGGARAAADAARASGTEADLDSLSVDVGCSGNPGIVEYKGVHTRTGEVLFEHAPISKGTNNMGEFLAIVHGLAYLKQKGSSMTIYSDSMTAIAWVRNKKVASTLVRDASTKEIWTLVDRAEEWIRQNTWPNKILKWNTKAWGEIKADYGRK